In Hymenobacter gelipurpurascens, one DNA window encodes the following:
- a CDS encoding ABC transporter ATP-binding protein, giving the protein MLQAINVRKSYNTLEVLKGIDLTIEKSEIVSIVGSSGAGKSTLLHILGTLDNPDSGEVLFDGESVSSLGRSDLARFRNRHIGFIFQFHNLLPEFTALENVCLPAYLAGRSEKETRVRARELLGMLNLERRADHKPSEMSGGEQQRTAVARALINSPEIIFADEPSGNLDSQNAQELHQIFFLLRKELGQTFVIITHNDQLAEMADRKITMKDGHIWEG; this is encoded by the coding sequence TTGCTGCAAGCCATCAACGTCCGCAAAAGCTACAACACGCTGGAAGTCCTTAAAGGCATCGATCTGACGATTGAGAAGTCGGAAATCGTGTCCATCGTTGGTTCTTCCGGGGCTGGCAAAAGCACGCTGCTACACATTCTGGGTACCCTGGACAACCCCGATTCCGGCGAAGTGCTCTTCGATGGCGAGTCGGTGAGCTCCCTGGGCCGTTCCGATCTGGCGCGGTTCCGGAACCGGCACATCGGCTTCATCTTCCAGTTTCATAACCTGCTGCCCGAATTCACGGCTCTCGAAAACGTGTGCCTGCCAGCCTATCTGGCGGGCCGCTCCGAAAAGGAAACCCGCGTGCGGGCCCGCGAATTGCTCGGGATGCTGAACCTGGAGCGCCGCGCCGACCACAAGCCCTCCGAAATGAGCGGCGGCGAGCAGCAGCGTACCGCCGTGGCGCGCGCCCTCATCAACTCACCGGAAATCATCTTTGCCGATGAGCCCAGCGGCAACCTCGACTCACAGAACGCCCAGGAGCTGCACCAGATATTCTTTCTATTGCGCAAGGAGCTAGGCCAGACCTTCGTTATCATCACCCACAACGACCAGCTGGCCGAAATGGCCGACCGCAAAATCACGATGAAAGACGGCCACATCTGGGAGGGCTAG
- a CDS encoding glycoside hydrolase family 113: MRTFSMPAFRFSFRAGLLFLGLLFGALAIWWNRPRQPAASTAVVSSGPILPPPADGRMRGVNWVAADSASSSNMEPLVRAHITWIAQTPFGWQAAATQPEIRLHTGNNKGGRGGYWGEADAGLIYTAQQARKSGISTLLKPHLWLRNGGTWPGDINMTSPTNWQAWFTSYSTFILHYAQLAEAQKMEALCIGTELAHASVGHEKEWRALIKQIRRVYHGPLTYAANWSGEFEQIKFWDALDFIGIQAYFPLSKTTSPEKATLLAAWQEPLRRIEAVQKRYKKPVVFTEVGYKTTPDAAIEPWAWPDRMAVVTSIDEETQRVCYEALFETFWKRPWLRGMFIWKWYPGLQPDGPARRHLDFTPQHKPAERVLADWYSK, encoded by the coding sequence ATGCGTACTTTTTCCATGCCTGCCTTCCGTTTCTCGTTTCGCGCTGGGTTGCTCTTTCTAGGCCTGTTGTTTGGCGCGCTGGCTATCTGGTGGAACCGTCCGCGCCAGCCGGCTGCGTCCACTGCAGTCGTTTCATCCGGCCCCATACTGCCGCCTCCCGCCGATGGCAGAATGCGCGGCGTAAACTGGGTAGCCGCTGACTCCGCCTCTTCCAGCAACATGGAGCCACTGGTGCGGGCCCACATCACCTGGATTGCCCAAACCCCTTTCGGTTGGCAAGCCGCCGCAACCCAACCCGAAATCCGGCTGCACACCGGAAACAACAAAGGCGGCCGCGGTGGCTACTGGGGCGAAGCCGATGCGGGCCTCATCTACACGGCGCAGCAGGCCCGCAAGAGCGGCATCAGCACTTTGCTTAAGCCGCACCTATGGCTGCGCAACGGCGGCACTTGGCCTGGGGATATTAATATGACCTCTCCCACCAATTGGCAGGCTTGGTTTACCAGCTACTCTACCTTTATTCTGCACTACGCGCAACTGGCCGAGGCGCAAAAGATGGAAGCTCTCTGTATCGGGACAGAATTGGCGCATGCCAGTGTAGGCCACGAGAAAGAGTGGCGGGCTTTAATCAAGCAGATACGGCGGGTGTACCATGGCCCCCTCACGTATGCCGCCAACTGGAGCGGCGAGTTTGAACAGATCAAGTTCTGGGATGCGCTGGATTTTATTGGCATACAGGCCTACTTCCCGCTCAGCAAAACTACCTCACCAGAAAAGGCTACCCTTTTAGCGGCGTGGCAGGAGCCCTTGCGGCGCATCGAAGCAGTCCAGAAACGCTACAAAAAACCTGTTGTGTTCACTGAAGTCGGCTATAAAACCACGCCCGACGCCGCCATTGAACCCTGGGCCTGGCCCGACCGCATGGCTGTGGTAACGAGTATAGACGAAGAGACGCAGCGGGTGTGCTACGAGGCGTTATTCGAAACATTCTGGAAGCGACCCTGGCTGCGCGGCATGTTTATCTGGAAGTGGTACCCTGGCCTACAGCCCGATGGCCCTGCCCGCCGCCACCTCGATTTCACGCCCCAGCACAAACCCGCCGAGCGGGTACTGGCAGACTGGTACTCGAAATGA
- the sucC gene encoding ADP-forming succinate--CoA ligase subunit beta, which produces MNIHEYQGKDILKRYGVRVQEGIVADTAEEAVEAAKKLTEQTGTSWYVIKAQIHAGGRGKGGGVKLAKNLEQVKEIAGQIIGMQLVTKQTGAEGRKVHKVLIAQDVYYPGESETKEFYMSVLLDRTTGQNVIIYTTEGGMDIEEVAEAHPEKIHREHVDPRVGLRPFQAAKIAFNLGLTGTAQKEMVKFVMALYKAYDETDSAMFEINPVLKTSDDKILAVDAKVTLDENALYRHKDFIELRDTNEEDPLEVEASASNLNYVKLDGNVGCMVNGAGLAMATMDIIKLSGGEPANFLDVGGGANAQTVEAGFRIILKDPNVKAILINIFGGIVRCDRVANGVVEAYKNIGDIKVPIIVRLQGTNAEEGARIIDESGLKVFSAVLLKDAAQKVKEVLASQVA; this is translated from the coding sequence ATGAATATTCACGAGTATCAGGGCAAAGACATTCTGAAGCGCTACGGCGTACGCGTGCAGGAAGGCATCGTGGCCGATACGGCTGAGGAAGCTGTAGAAGCCGCCAAGAAGCTAACCGAGCAGACCGGCACGAGCTGGTATGTTATTAAAGCCCAGATTCATGCCGGCGGACGCGGCAAAGGGGGCGGGGTGAAACTCGCCAAAAACCTGGAGCAGGTAAAAGAAATTGCTGGCCAGATCATTGGCATGCAGCTCGTTACCAAGCAAACCGGTGCCGAAGGCCGCAAAGTGCATAAAGTACTGATTGCCCAGGACGTGTACTACCCTGGCGAGTCGGAAACCAAGGAATTCTACATGAGCGTACTGCTGGACCGCACTACCGGCCAGAACGTTATCATTTATACCACCGAGGGTGGCATGGACATCGAGGAGGTAGCTGAGGCGCATCCCGAGAAAATCCACCGCGAGCATGTTGACCCACGTGTAGGCCTGCGCCCTTTCCAGGCCGCTAAAATCGCCTTCAACCTGGGCCTGACCGGCACGGCACAAAAAGAGATGGTGAAGTTCGTGATGGCTCTGTACAAGGCCTACGACGAAACCGACTCGGCCATGTTCGAAATCAACCCCGTGTTGAAGACTTCGGACGACAAGATCTTGGCCGTTGACGCCAAAGTAACCCTCGACGAAAACGCTCTCTACCGTCACAAAGACTTCATTGAGCTGCGCGACACCAACGAGGAAGACCCCTTGGAAGTAGAAGCTTCGGCCTCAAACCTGAACTATGTGAAGCTCGACGGCAACGTGGGCTGCATGGTGAACGGCGCGGGCCTGGCCATGGCTACCATGGACATCATCAAGCTGAGCGGTGGCGAGCCGGCCAACTTCCTCGACGTAGGGGGTGGAGCCAACGCCCAGACCGTAGAAGCTGGTTTCCGCATTATCCTGAAGGATCCGAACGTGAAAGCCATCCTCATCAACATCTTCGGTGGCATCGTGCGTTGCGACCGGGTGGCCAACGGTGTGGTAGAGGCCTACAAGAACATCGGCGACATCAAAGTGCCGATTATCGTTCGTCTGCAGGGCACCAACGCCGAAGAAGGCGCTCGTATCATTGATGAGAGCGGCCTGAAAGTTTTCTCGGCAGTACTGCTGAAGGATGCGGCTCAGAAAGTGAAAGAAGTTCTGGCATCGCAAGTAGCCTAG
- a CDS encoding transglutaminase-like domain-containing protein, which yields MGKTFTVLAVVGALGSVQQVQAQSTETAPSTGKQVVYLTATDPVSYLFQYSPPTTDYLTRFREMYGLEALVAQQTTDLGRAKALCQWVHNRLEHDGHQPFKSTDAFAILHAAMLGQPVQCVEYGRVLATAFNALGMPARPLYLKSAKVQTKASAAGHALTEVWLPDLGKWVMVDSQADIIPTLNNLPLNAIELQQALSLNDNGLGIITSSGAKGKPYFRWLQEYLYYFDTVMDNRYNVKSARTGLMLVPMGAHKPVIFQRVSSIHNMRYTHSPATFYASPTDASWIVKGTAAK from the coding sequence ATGGGTAAAACCTTTACTGTTTTGGCCGTGGTGGGAGCTTTAGGCTCAGTTCAGCAAGTTCAGGCACAGTCTACAGAAACAGCGCCCAGTACCGGGAAACAAGTTGTTTACCTCACGGCCACTGACCCTGTCTCCTATCTTTTTCAGTACAGCCCACCTACTACCGACTACCTTACCCGCTTCCGCGAAATGTATGGCCTGGAAGCCCTCGTAGCGCAGCAAACAACTGACTTGGGCCGCGCTAAAGCCTTGTGCCAGTGGGTACACAACCGCCTGGAGCACGATGGGCACCAGCCCTTCAAGTCGACAGATGCATTTGCCATTCTGCATGCCGCTATGCTGGGCCAGCCGGTGCAGTGCGTAGAATATGGCCGGGTGCTGGCCACCGCATTCAATGCGCTGGGCATGCCCGCTAGGCCACTATATCTAAAATCAGCCAAAGTACAAACAAAAGCATCGGCCGCTGGCCATGCCCTCACGGAAGTCTGGCTCCCTGATCTAGGCAAGTGGGTAATGGTGGACAGTCAAGCGGATATCATTCCCACCCTCAATAACCTACCTCTCAATGCGATAGAGTTACAGCAGGCGTTGTCACTAAACGATAATGGCCTAGGCATCATTACCTCATCCGGCGCGAAAGGCAAACCGTACTTCCGCTGGCTGCAGGAGTATCTGTATTATTTTGATACGGTAATGGACAACCGCTACAACGTAAAGTCGGCGCGCACGGGCTTAATGCTGGTACCCATGGGAGCTCATAAGCCTGTGATATTCCAGCGGGTAAGCTCCATTCACAATATGCGTTATACTCATTCGCCCGCTACCTTCTACGCCTCTCCCACTGATGCTTCCTGGATAGTTAAAGGCACCGCAGCCAAATAA
- a CDS encoding Ohr family peroxiredoxin, translating into MASTEKKTLYTADATAIGGRSGHVRSATGVIDMDMSVPEGLGGKKGATNPEELFAAGYSSCFQQALLVIAQRAGDRLDPQTEVKCSVSLFQEGEGYGLSAVLDVDLKSFDQDKTIDMVRQAHKICPYSVGTRGNMEVDLRVKGESIGLEAQENAGVAERGGVQ; encoded by the coding sequence ATGGCAAGCACCGAAAAGAAGACTTTATACACCGCCGATGCTACGGCTATTGGAGGCCGCAGTGGTCATGTTCGTTCCGCAACGGGCGTAATTGACATGGATATGTCAGTGCCGGAAGGGCTGGGCGGCAAAAAAGGCGCTACAAATCCTGAGGAACTGTTCGCAGCGGGCTATTCTTCCTGTTTCCAGCAAGCCCTGCTGGTCATTGCGCAACGTGCCGGCGACCGGCTCGATCCGCAAACAGAGGTAAAATGCTCCGTATCCTTGTTTCAGGAGGGAGAAGGCTACGGCTTGTCAGCCGTACTGGATGTAGACCTGAAATCCTTCGACCAAGACAAAACCATTGACATGGTGCGGCAGGCACATAAAATCTGCCCGTACTCGGTAGGTACCCGGGGCAATATGGAAGTGGATTTGCGCGTGAAAGGCGAGTCTATCGGATTAGAGGCTCAAGAGAATGCTGGTGTTGCTGAAAGAGGCGGCGTACAGTAA
- a CDS encoding sensor histidine kinase has translation MPDVLLPFLLIGPILLLLAIGIVVILVREQHRRLREEREKQQLLAEQNELLEQQVAARTAEVVAQRNSLEQALLELRNTQTQLVQREKMASLGELTAGIAHEIQNPLNFVNNFAEVSGELVNELETELQDTASHSGAKAELLDDLKQNLRRITQHGQRAAAIVRGMLEHSRASTGERAPTDLNLLAEEYLQLAYQSVRAKNNKVAYTLITHFDPNLRTVPVVPQEIGRVLLNLFTNAFYAVQQRQQQGDNGYLPEVAVSTQGLTGCVLLKVRDNGTGISQTVQQKIFQPFFTTKPTGEGTGLGLSLSYDIITKGHGGTLTVNSEPGRFTEFIISLPQ, from the coding sequence ATGCCCGATGTATTGCTCCCTTTCCTGCTCATTGGTCCCATTCTGCTGCTGTTAGCTATTGGCATTGTGGTGATTCTGGTGCGAGAGCAGCACCGACGGCTGCGGGAAGAGCGCGAGAAACAGCAGCTGCTGGCCGAACAGAACGAGTTGCTGGAACAACAGGTAGCAGCCCGTACGGCCGAAGTAGTAGCCCAGCGCAACAGTCTGGAGCAGGCGCTGCTGGAGTTGCGCAACACCCAGACGCAGTTGGTGCAGCGGGAGAAAATGGCTTCGCTGGGGGAGCTTACGGCCGGCATCGCGCACGAAATTCAGAACCCGCTCAACTTCGTCAACAACTTTGCGGAGGTATCGGGTGAACTGGTCAATGAGCTGGAAACCGAGCTGCAGGATACGGCCAGCCACTCCGGGGCCAAAGCGGAACTCCTCGACGACCTGAAGCAAAACCTGCGGCGCATTACCCAACACGGCCAGCGCGCCGCCGCCATTGTGCGCGGGATGCTGGAGCACTCGCGAGCCAGCACTGGTGAGCGGGCCCCTACCGACCTGAACCTGCTGGCAGAAGAATATCTGCAACTGGCCTACCAGAGTGTCCGGGCCAAAAACAACAAGGTGGCCTACACGCTCATCACCCACTTCGACCCCAACCTGCGCACGGTACCCGTAGTGCCCCAGGAAATTGGGCGGGTGCTGCTTAACCTGTTCACCAACGCCTTTTACGCCGTGCAGCAGCGCCAGCAACAAGGCGACAACGGCTACCTACCGGAAGTTGCCGTGAGTACCCAAGGCCTGACGGGGTGCGTGCTGCTGAAGGTGCGCGATAATGGCACGGGTATTTCGCAGACCGTGCAGCAGAAAATCTTCCAGCCTTTCTTCACCACCAAGCCCACCGGCGAAGGTACTGGCCTAGGCCTCTCGTTGAGCTACGACATCATCACGAAGGGACACGGCGGCACGCTCACCGTCAATTCAGAGCCAGGCCGTTTCACGGAGTTTATTATCAGCTTACCGCAGTAG
- a CDS encoding YitT family protein, which produces MSIEQLLPPRLRGRRFARQVVNTPVGIPVAESANYGLMYRVSSQWMRHFLVQGALLLAGVFSAALGLKAFLLPNGFIDGGVTGISMLVSHVTGISLSILIVVINIPFIVLGYFQLGRTFAIRTLGAILLLAMALLVITFPPLTHDKLLIAVFGGFFLGAGIGLAMRGGGVLDGTEILAVYISKKLPGSIGDIILIINIVIFSVAAWLLSVETALYSILAYLSAARTVDFVVSGIEEYTGLTIISAQSEAIRQLITDKMRRGATVYECTRGFGSHGHQHMRMETIFTVVTRLEVLSITDEVHKIDPHAFIVMQSVNDTRGGLVKKRPLH; this is translated from the coding sequence ATGTCAATCGAGCAGCTACTTCCACCACGACTTCGGGGCCGCCGGTTTGCCCGGCAGGTGGTCAATACCCCCGTGGGCATTCCGGTAGCGGAGTCGGCTAACTATGGCCTGATGTATCGGGTATCGTCGCAGTGGATGCGGCATTTTCTGGTGCAGGGCGCCCTGTTGCTGGCAGGCGTATTTTCGGCTGCGCTGGGGCTAAAGGCTTTTCTGCTGCCCAATGGCTTTATCGATGGCGGCGTAACCGGTATTTCCATGCTGGTCAGCCACGTAACGGGCATTTCGCTGTCAATCCTGATTGTAGTTATCAATATTCCGTTCATTGTACTGGGCTACTTCCAGCTGGGCCGCACCTTTGCCATTCGCACGCTGGGAGCTATCCTGCTGCTGGCCATGGCTTTGCTGGTCATTACGTTTCCACCTCTCACGCATGATAAGCTGCTGATTGCTGTGTTTGGCGGGTTCTTTCTGGGAGCGGGTATCGGGCTGGCGATGCGCGGCGGTGGCGTGCTAGATGGCACCGAGATTCTGGCCGTCTATATCAGCAAGAAGCTTCCTGGCTCCATCGGCGACATCATCTTGATTATCAACATCGTTATCTTCAGTGTAGCGGCCTGGCTGCTGTCGGTGGAAACGGCGCTGTACTCCATTCTGGCTTACTTATCGGCGGCTCGTACCGTCGATTTTGTGGTATCGGGGATTGAGGAGTACACGGGTCTTACCATCATTTCGGCCCAGAGCGAAGCCATCCGGCAGCTTATTACCGACAAGATGCGGCGCGGCGCCACGGTGTATGAGTGCACCCGCGGCTTTGGCTCTCATGGGCACCAGCACATGCGCATGGAAACCATTTTCACCGTCGTGACAAGGCTGGAAGTACTTAGCATCACCGATGAAGTACATAAGATAGACCCGCACGCCTTCATCGTGATGCAGTCTGTGAATGATACACGGGGCGGGCTAGTGAAGAAACGACCACTCCACTAG